A window of Leclercia adecarboxylata contains these coding sequences:
- the deoB gene encoding phosphopentomutase: MKRAFIMVLDSFGIGATEDADRFGDTGADTMGHIAEACAKGEANNGRQGPLNLPNLTRLGLVKAHEGSTGKVAAGMDANAEVVGAYAWAHELSSGKDTPSGHWEIAGVPVLFDWGYFSDHENSFPQELLDKLVERANLPGYLGNCHSSGTVILDQLGEEHMKTGKPIFYTSADSVFQIACHEETFGLDRLYELCEIAREELTEGGYNIGRVIARPFVGDKPGNFQRTGNRHDLAVEPPAPTVLQKLVDEKDGQVVSVGKIADIYANCGITKKVKATGLDALFDATVKEMKEAGDKTIVFTNFVDFDSSWGHRRDVAGYAAGLELFDRRLPELMELVGEDDILILTADHGCDPTWTGTDHTREHIPVLVYGPKVKPGSLGHRETFADIGQTIAKYFGTSDMEYGKAMF; encoded by the coding sequence ATGAAACGTGCATTTATTATGGTGCTGGACTCTTTCGGCATCGGCGCTACAGAAGATGCAGATCGCTTTGGTGACACCGGTGCAGATACCATGGGTCACATTGCTGAAGCCTGTGCAAAAGGCGAAGCCAACAACGGTCGTCAGGGCCCTCTGAATCTACCAAACCTGACCCGTCTGGGTCTGGTTAAAGCCCATGAAGGTTCCACGGGTAAAGTGGCTGCCGGTATGGATGCAAACGCGGAAGTGGTAGGCGCCTACGCCTGGGCGCACGAGCTCTCTTCCGGGAAAGACACCCCGTCAGGCCACTGGGAAATCGCCGGTGTGCCGGTTCTGTTCGACTGGGGCTATTTCTCCGATCACGAGAACAGCTTCCCGCAGGAACTGCTGGATAAACTGGTTGAGCGCGCAAACCTGCCGGGCTACCTCGGCAACTGCCACTCTTCCGGCACCGTCATTCTGGACCAGCTCGGCGAAGAGCACATGAAAACCGGCAAGCCGATTTTCTACACCTCCGCTGACTCCGTGTTCCAGATTGCCTGCCACGAAGAGACTTTTGGCCTGGATCGTCTTTACGAGCTGTGCGAGATCGCCCGTGAAGAGCTGACCGAAGGCGGCTACAACATTGGCCGCGTGATCGCGCGTCCGTTTGTGGGCGACAAACCGGGTAACTTCCAGCGTACCGGCAACCGTCACGATCTGGCCGTAGAACCGCCAGCGCCAACTGTGCTGCAGAAACTGGTTGACGAGAAAGACGGCCAGGTGGTTTCCGTCGGTAAGATCGCGGATATCTACGCCAACTGCGGTATCACCAAAAAAGTGAAAGCCACCGGTCTGGACGCGCTGTTCGACGCCACCGTGAAAGAGATGAAAGAGGCGGGCGACAAGACTATCGTCTTCACCAACTTCGTTGATTTCGACTCCTCCTGGGGCCACCGTCGCGATGTCGCTGGCTACGCTGCGGGTCTGGAGCTGTTCGACCGCCGTCTGCCGGAGCTGATGGAGCTGGTGGGTGAAGATGACATTCTGATCCTGACCGCCGACCACGGCTGCGACCCGACCTGGACCGGTACCGACCACACCCGCGAGCACATTCCGGTGCTGGTGTATGGCCCGAAAGTGAAACCTGGCTCGCTCGGTCACCGTGAAACCTTCGCGGACATCGGCCAGACCATCGCGAAATACTTTGGTACGTCTGATATGGAATATGGCAAGGCCATGTTCTGA
- the deoD gene encoding purine-nucleoside phosphorylase, giving the protein MATPHINAEMGDFADVVLMPGDPLRAKHIAETFLEDVREVNNVRGMLGFTGTYKGRKISVMGHGMGIPSCSIYTKELITDFGVKKIIRVGSCGAVRMDVKLRDIVIGMGACTDSKVNRMRFKDHDFAAIADFGMVRDAVDAAKALGVEARVGNIFSADLFYAPDGGEMFDVMEKYGILGVEMEAAGIYGVAAEFGAKALTICTVSDHIRTHEQTTAAERQTTFNDMIKIALESVLLGDKE; this is encoded by the coding sequence ATGGCAACTCCTCACATTAATGCAGAGATGGGCGATTTCGCTGACGTCGTATTGATGCCTGGCGACCCGCTGCGTGCGAAGCACATTGCAGAAACCTTCCTTGAAGACGTGCGTGAAGTGAACAACGTTCGCGGCATGCTCGGCTTCACCGGCACCTACAAAGGCCGCAAAATTTCCGTAATGGGTCACGGTATGGGTATCCCATCCTGCTCCATCTACACCAAAGAGCTGATCACTGATTTCGGCGTGAAGAAGATCATCCGCGTGGGCTCCTGTGGTGCCGTGCGTATGGATGTGAAGCTGCGCGATATCGTTATCGGGATGGGTGCCTGCACCGACTCCAAAGTTAACCGCATGCGCTTCAAAGACCACGACTTCGCAGCTATCGCTGACTTCGGCATGGTGCGTGACGCCGTTGATGCAGCCAAAGCGCTGGGCGTTGAAGCTCGCGTGGGCAACATCTTCTCTGCAGATCTGTTCTACGCACCAGACGGCGGCGAGATGTTCGACGTGATGGAAAAATACGGCATCCTGGGCGTGGAGATGGAAGCGGCTGGTATCTACGGCGTGGCGGCTGAGTTTGGTGCGAAAGCCCTGACCATCTGCACCGTGTCTGACCACATCCGTACTCACGAGCAGACCACTGCCGCTGAGCGTCAGACCACCTTCAACGACATGATCAAAATCGCGCTGGAATCCGTTCTGCTGGGCGATAAAGAGTAA
- the lplA gene encoding lipoate--protein ligase LplA — protein MSTLRLLISDSYDPWFNLAVEECIFRQMPATQRVLFLWRNADTVVIGRAQNPWKECNTRRMEEDNVRLARRSSGGGAVFHDLGNTCFTFMAGKPEYDKTISTSIVLSALQALGATAEASGRNDLVVKTPEGDRKVSGSAYRETMDRGFHHGTLLLNADLSRLANYLNPDQKKLQAKGITSVRGRVANLVDLLPGITHERICDAIREAFFAHYGERVEAEVISPDKTPDLPNFAETFARQSSWEWNFGQAPAFSHLLDERFTWGGVELHFDVEKGHISRTQVFTDSLNPAPLEALAARLQGCLYRADMLQQACDALIGDFPEQERELRELSAWIAGAVR, from the coding sequence ATGTCTACATTGCGTCTGCTTATCTCAGATTCATACGATCCCTGGTTTAACCTTGCGGTGGAAGAGTGCATCTTCCGCCAGATGCCCGCCACCCAGCGCGTGCTGTTCCTGTGGCGCAACGCCGACACGGTGGTGATTGGCCGGGCGCAAAACCCGTGGAAAGAGTGCAACACGCGACGCATGGAAGAGGACAACGTGCGCCTGGCGCGTCGCAGCAGCGGCGGCGGCGCGGTATTTCATGACCTTGGTAACACCTGCTTTACCTTTATGGCCGGAAAGCCAGAGTACGACAAAACCATCTCTACCAGCATTGTGCTTAGCGCATTACAGGCGCTGGGCGCCACGGCGGAAGCTTCCGGGCGTAACGACCTGGTCGTGAAAACACCAGAAGGCGACCGGAAGGTTTCCGGCTCGGCCTATCGCGAAACGATGGACCGCGGTTTTCACCACGGTACCCTGCTGTTAAATGCCGATCTCAGCCGCCTGGCGAACTACCTCAATCCCGACCAGAAAAAGCTGCAGGCCAAAGGAATCACCTCCGTGCGTGGCCGGGTGGCGAATCTGGTGGATCTGCTGCCGGGCATTACCCATGAGCGGATCTGCGACGCTATCCGCGAGGCGTTTTTTGCCCACTATGGCGAGCGCGTGGAAGCCGAAGTCATTTCACCTGACAAAACGCCGGATCTACCGAACTTCGCCGAAACCTTTGCCCGCCAGAGCAGCTGGGAGTGGAACTTCGGACAGGCCCCTGCCTTCTCGCATCTGCTGGATGAACGCTTTACCTGGGGCGGCGTGGAGCTGCACTTCGACGTCGAGAAGGGCCATATCTCCCGCACGCAGGTCTTCACCGACAGCCTGAACCCGGCCCCGCTTGAAGCGCTGGCAGCGCGTCTGCAGGGCTGTTTGTATCGGGCGGATATGCTGCAACAGGCATGCGATGCTCTCATCGGCGATTTCCCGGAACAGGAAAGAGAGCTTCGGGAGCTGTCGGCGTGGATTGCGGGGGCGGTGCGGTAA
- a CDS encoding YtjB family periplasmic protein, producing the protein MARAKLKFRLHRAVIVLFCLALLVALMQGASWFSQNHQRQRNPQLEELAHTLARQVSLNIAPMMRTETPDEKRISQVLHVLTEESRILDASVYDEEGGLVARSGEQVGVRDRLALDGKKAGGYFNQQLVEPIQGKNGPLGYLRLTLDTHTLATEAKQVDNTTNILRLMLLLSLAIGVVLTRTLLQGKRTRWQQSPFLLTASKSVPEEEESEKKA; encoded by the coding sequence ATGGCTCGCGCAAAACTGAAATTCCGGCTTCATCGTGCCGTGATTGTCCTCTTCTGTCTCGCCCTGTTAGTGGCGCTGATGCAGGGCGCATCGTGGTTCAGCCAGAATCATCAACGTCAGCGTAATCCGCAACTTGAAGAGCTGGCGCACACGCTGGCGCGTCAGGTATCGCTCAACATCGCCCCGATGATGCGAACCGAAACGCCGGATGAAAAACGTATCAGTCAGGTCCTGCATGTTCTGACGGAAGAGAGCCGCATCCTGGACGCCAGCGTTTATGACGAGGAAGGCGGACTGGTTGCCCGCTCAGGGGAACAAGTCGGGGTACGCGACCGCCTGGCGCTGGATGGCAAAAAAGCGGGCGGCTACTTTAACCAGCAGCTGGTAGAGCCGATTCAGGGCAAAAACGGCCCGCTCGGCTATCTGCGCCTGACGCTCGATACCCATACCCTGGCCACCGAGGCCAAACAGGTGGATAACACCACCAATATTCTGCGCCTGATGCTGCTGCTGTCGCTGGCGATTGGCGTGGTGCTGACCCGCACGCTGCTGCAGGGCAAACGCACCCGCTGGCAGCAGTCGCCGTTCCTGCTCACCGCCAGTAAGTCAGTCCCCGAAGAGGAAGAGAGCGAGAAGAAAGCGTAG
- the serB gene encoding phosphoserine phosphatase: MPNITWCDLPNEVPLWPGLPLSLSGDEVMPLDYHAGRSGWLLYGRGLDKQQLTTYQRKLGAAMVIVAAWCVEDYQVIRLAGSLTQRATRLAHDAGLDVAPLGKIPHLKTPGLLVMDMDSTAIQIECIDEIAKLAGTGEMVAEVTERAMRGELDFTASLKQRVATLKDADANILMQVREKLPLMPGLVQLVLKLETLGWKVAIASGGFTFFAEYLRDKLRLDAVVANELEIRDGKLTGNVIGDIVDAQFKANTLTRLAEKYDIPAAQTVAIGDGANDLPMIKVAGLGIAYHAKPTVNEKTEVIIRHADLMGVFCILSGSVNQK, encoded by the coding sequence ATGCCAAACATTACCTGGTGCGACCTGCCCAATGAAGTCCCTCTCTGGCCAGGATTGCCGCTCTCATTAAGTGGTGATGAGGTAATGCCACTGGATTACCATGCTGGCCGTAGCGGCTGGCTGCTGTATGGACGCGGCCTGGATAAACAGCAGTTAACGACGTATCAGCGCAAGCTGGGCGCGGCGATGGTGATTGTAGCGGCCTGGTGTGTGGAAGACTATCAGGTGATTCGTCTGGCCGGCTCCCTGACCCAGCGTGCCACCCGTCTGGCGCATGACGCGGGTCTGGACGTCGCGCCACTGGGTAAAATCCCGCACCTGAAAACGCCGGGATTGCTGGTGATGGACATGGATTCTACCGCCATTCAGATCGAATGCATCGACGAGATTGCTAAACTGGCCGGGACGGGCGAGATGGTGGCCGAAGTGACCGAACGCGCCATGCGTGGCGAACTGGACTTCACTGCCAGCCTGAAACAGCGCGTGGCGACCCTGAAGGATGCCGATGCGAATATCCTGATGCAGGTGCGTGAAAAGCTGCCCCTGATGCCGGGCCTGGTACAGCTGGTACTGAAGCTGGAGACCCTGGGCTGGAAAGTGGCCATCGCTTCGGGCGGGTTCACCTTCTTTGCCGAGTATCTGCGCGATAAGCTGCGTCTGGATGCCGTGGTGGCCAACGAGCTGGAGATCCGCGACGGCAAGCTGACCGGGAACGTCATTGGCGATATCGTCGATGCCCAGTTCAAGGCCAACACCCTGACGCGTCTGGCGGAAAAATATGACATTCCGGCAGCCCAGACGGTGGCGATTGGCGACGGCGCGAACGATCTGCCGATGATTAAAGTGGCCGGGCTTGGCATTGCTTACCATGCCAAACCGACCGTGAATGAAAAGACGGAAGTGATTATCCGTCACGCTGATCTGATGGGGGTGTTCTGCATTCTCTCCGGCAGCGTGAATCAGAAATAA
- the radA gene encoding DNA repair protein RadA produces MAKAPKRAFVCNECGADYPRWQGQCSACHAWNTITEVRGIAASPTVARNERLSGYAGNAGVSKVQKLSEISLEALPRFSTGFKEFDRVLGGGVVPGSAILIGGSPGAGKSTLLLQTLCKLASQMKTLYVTGEESLQQVAMRAHRLGLPTGDLNMLSETSIEQICMIAEEEQPKLMVIDSIQVMHMADVQSSPGSVAQVRETAAYLTRFAKTRGVAIIMVGHVTKDGALAGPKVLEHCIDCSVMLDGDADTRFRTLRSHKNRFGAVNELGVFAMTEQGLREVSNPSAIFLSRGDEVTSGSSVMVVWEGTRPLLVEIQALVDHSMMGNPRRVAVGLEQNRLAILLAVLHRHGGLQMADQDVFVNVVGGVKVTETSADLALLLAMVSSLRDRPLPQDLVVFGEVGLAGEIRPVPSGQERISEAAKHGFRRAIVPAANVPKKIPEGMKVFGVKKLADALNVFDDL; encoded by the coding sequence GTGGCGAAAGCTCCAAAACGCGCATTTGTCTGTAATGAATGTGGTGCGGATTATCCGCGCTGGCAGGGGCAGTGCAGCGCCTGTCATGCCTGGAATACCATCACCGAAGTGCGCGGCATTGCCGCTTCGCCAACCGTTGCCCGTAACGAGCGTCTGAGCGGTTATGCGGGCAATGCGGGCGTATCGAAAGTCCAGAAACTCTCCGAGATCAGCCTCGAAGCCCTGCCGCGCTTCTCCACCGGCTTTAAAGAGTTCGACCGGGTGCTGGGCGGCGGTGTGGTGCCGGGCAGCGCTATTCTGATTGGCGGTAGCCCGGGGGCGGGTAAATCGACCCTGCTGCTGCAAACCCTCTGCAAGCTCGCGTCGCAGATGAAGACGCTCTACGTCACCGGGGAAGAGTCGCTGCAGCAGGTAGCAATGCGCGCGCACCGGCTGGGGCTGCCCACCGGTGACCTCAATATGCTCTCCGAAACCAGCATCGAGCAGATCTGCATGATTGCTGAAGAAGAGCAGCCGAAGCTGATGGTGATCGACTCCATTCAGGTGATGCACATGGCGGACGTTCAGTCGTCACCGGGCAGCGTTGCCCAGGTGCGCGAAACCGCCGCCTACCTGACGCGCTTTGCCAAAACGCGCGGTGTGGCAATCATTATGGTCGGCCACGTCACCAAAGATGGCGCCCTGGCCGGACCGAAGGTGCTCGAGCACTGTATCGACTGCTCGGTCATGCTGGATGGTGATGCTGATACCCGCTTCCGCACCCTGCGCAGCCATAAAAACCGCTTTGGTGCGGTGAACGAGCTGGGCGTCTTTGCCATGACCGAGCAGGGGCTGCGTGAAGTCAGCAACCCGTCGGCCATCTTCCTGAGCCGCGGCGATGAAGTCACCTCCGGCAGTTCGGTGATGGTGGTCTGGGAAGGGACACGCCCGCTGCTGGTTGAAATCCAGGCCCTGGTCGATCACTCGATGATGGGTAACCCCCGTCGCGTTGCGGTGGGCCTTGAGCAAAATCGTCTGGCGATCCTGCTGGCGGTGCTGCACCGTCACGGCGGCCTGCAGATGGCGGATCAGGACGTGTTTGTGAACGTGGTCGGTGGGGTTAAGGTCACCGAAACCAGCGCCGACCTGGCGCTGCTGCTGGCGATGGTCTCCAGCCTGCGCGACCGTCCGTTACCGCAGGATCTGGTGGTCTTTGGCGAAGTCGGCCTGGCCGGTGAGATCCGTCCGGTACCGAGCGGTCAGGAGCGCATTTCCGAGGCGGCCAAACACGGCTTCCGCCGGGCGATTGTCCCCGCCGCCAACGTGCCGAAAAAAATCCCCGAAGGGATGAAAGTGTTTGGGGTGAAAAAACTCGCAGATGCGTTAAACGTCTTTGACGACTTATAA
- the nadR gene encoding multifunctional transcriptional regulator/nicotinamide-nucleotide adenylyltransferase/ribosylnicotinamide kinase NadR, translating into MSSFDYIKTAIRQKGCTLQQVAEASGMTKGYLSQLLNAKIKSPSAQKLEALHRFLGLEFPRMQKNIGVVFGKFYPLHTGHIYLIQRACSQVDELHIIMGYDDKRDRELFEASAMSQQPTVPDRLRWLLQTFKYQKNIRIHAFNEEGMEPYPHGWDVWSNGIKAFMEEKGIQPDWIYTSEESDASQYPEHLGTETVLIDPKRTFMNISGAQIRENPFRYWEYIPTEVKPFFVRTVAILGGESSGKSTLVNKLANIFNTTSAWEYGRDYVFSHLGGDEMALQYSDYDKIALGHAQYIDFAVKYANKVAFVDTDFVTTQAFCKKYEGREHPFVQALIDEYRFDLVILLENNTPWVADGMRSLGSSVDRKEFQTMLVEMLEANNIDFVHVEEADYDNRFLRCVELVKEMMGEKG; encoded by the coding sequence ATGTCGTCATTTGACTATATCAAGACCGCAATCCGCCAGAAGGGCTGCACCTTGCAGCAGGTAGCCGAAGCCAGCGGGATGACCAAAGGCTATTTAAGCCAGCTGCTGAATGCCAAAATCAAAAGCCCCAGCGCGCAGAAGCTGGAAGCGCTGCACCGCTTTCTGGGGCTTGAATTTCCGCGGATGCAGAAGAACATCGGCGTGGTGTTCGGCAAGTTTTATCCGCTGCATACCGGGCATATCTATCTGATCCAGCGCGCCTGTAGCCAGGTGGACGAGCTGCATATCATCATGGGCTACGATGACAAACGCGATCGTGAGCTGTTCGAAGCGAGCGCCATGTCCCAGCAGCCGACCGTCCCGGACCGCCTGCGCTGGCTGTTGCAGACCTTCAAGTACCAGAAAAATATCCGTATTCATGCCTTTAACGAAGAGGGCATGGAGCCGTATCCGCACGGCTGGGACGTGTGGAGTAACGGCATCAAGGCGTTTATGGAAGAGAAGGGCATCCAGCCTGACTGGATCTACACCTCTGAAGAGTCCGACGCCTCGCAATATCCCGAACATCTGGGTACGGAAACGGTGCTGATTGACCCTAAACGCACCTTTATGAACATTAGCGGGGCGCAGATCCGCGAAAACCCGTTCCGCTACTGGGAGTACATCCCGACGGAAGTGAAGCCGTTCTTCGTGCGCACCGTGGCGATCCTCGGCGGCGAGTCCAGCGGTAAGTCCACGCTGGTCAACAAGCTGGCCAACATCTTCAACACCACCAGCGCCTGGGAGTATGGCCGGGACTATGTCTTCTCGCACCTCGGCGGCGACGAGATGGCGCTGCAGTATTCCGATTACGACAAAATTGCGCTGGGGCATGCCCAGTACATTGATTTTGCGGTGAAATACGCCAATAAAGTGGCGTTTGTGGATACCGATTTTGTCACCACCCAGGCATTCTGTAAAAAGTACGAAGGGCGGGAACACCCCTTTGTGCAGGCGCTGATCGACGAGTACCGCTTCGACCTGGTGATCCTGCTGGAGAACAATACCCCCTGGGTGGCAGACGGGATGCGCAGCCTCGGCAGTTCGGTGGACAGGAAAGAGTTCCAGACCATGCTGGTGGAGATGCTTGAAGCGAACAATATCGACTTTGTGCACGTGGAAGAGGCGGACTATGACAACCGCTTCCTGCGCTGCGTGGAGCTGGTGAAAGAGATGATGGGGGAGAAGGGGTAG
- the ettA gene encoding energy-dependent translational throttle protein EttA — protein MAQFVYTMHRVGKVVPPKRHILKNISLSFFPGAKIGVLGLNGAGKSTLLRIMAGIDTDIEGEARPQPGLKIGYLPQEPKLNPEHTVRESVEEAVSEVVNALKGLDEVYAKYAEPDADFDKLAAQQGKYEEIIQAHDGHNLNVQLERAADALRLPDWDAKIEKLSGGERRRVALCRLLLEKPDMLLLDEPTNHLDAESVAWLERFLHDFEGTVVAITHDRYFLDNVAGWILELDRGEGIPWEGNYSSWLEQKDQRLAQEASQEAARRKSIEKELEWVRQGTKGRQSKGKARLARFEELNNTEYQKRNETNELFIPPGARLGDKVVEVSNLRKSYGDRVLIDDLSFSVPKGAIVGIIGPNGAGKSTLFRMMSGQEQPDSGTITLGETVKLASVDQFRDAMDNSKTVWEEVSGGLDIMRIGNTEMPSRAYVGRFNFKGVDQGKRVGELSGGERGRLHLAKLLQVGGNVLLLDEPTNDLDIETLRALENAMLEFPGCAMVISHDRWFLDRIATHILDYQDEGKVEFFEGNFTEYEEYKKRTLGADALEPKRIKYKRISK, from the coding sequence GTGGCTCAATTCGTTTATACCATGCATCGTGTCGGCAAAGTGGTACCGCCGAAACGTCATATTCTCAAAAATATCTCGCTGAGCTTCTTCCCGGGCGCAAAAATTGGTGTGCTGGGTCTCAACGGTGCCGGTAAGTCCACCTTGCTGCGCATCATGGCGGGCATCGATACAGACATCGAAGGTGAAGCCCGTCCGCAGCCTGGCCTTAAAATCGGTTACCTGCCGCAGGAACCGAAGCTGAACCCGGAGCACACCGTTCGCGAATCCGTTGAAGAAGCCGTTTCCGAAGTGGTTAACGCGCTGAAGGGTCTGGACGAGGTGTACGCGAAGTACGCAGAGCCGGATGCAGACTTCGACAAGCTCGCGGCCCAGCAGGGTAAATATGAAGAGATCATCCAGGCACACGACGGTCACAACCTGAACGTGCAGCTGGAGCGTGCGGCCGATGCCCTGCGCCTGCCAGACTGGGATGCAAAAATTGAAAAACTGTCCGGTGGTGAACGCCGCCGCGTCGCGCTGTGCCGTCTGCTGCTGGAAAAGCCAGACATGCTGCTGCTCGACGAACCAACGAACCACCTGGATGCGGAATCCGTAGCATGGCTGGAACGCTTCCTGCACGACTTCGAAGGAACCGTTGTGGCGATCACCCACGACCGTTACTTCCTCGATAACGTTGCGGGTTGGATCCTGGAGCTGGACCGCGGTGAAGGTATTCCGTGGGAAGGTAACTACTCCTCCTGGCTGGAGCAGAAAGATCAGCGTCTGGCGCAGGAAGCTTCTCAGGAAGCGGCGCGTCGTAAGTCGATTGAAAAAGAGCTGGAGTGGGTTCGTCAGGGCACTAAGGGCCGTCAGTCTAAGGGCAAAGCCCGTCTGGCACGCTTCGAAGAGCTGAACAACACCGAATACCAGAAACGTAACGAAACCAACGAACTGTTTATTCCACCTGGAGCACGTCTGGGGGATAAAGTCGTTGAGGTGAGCAACCTGCGTAAATCCTACGGCGACCGCGTTCTGATCGACGATCTGAGCTTCTCGGTACCGAAAGGCGCCATCGTGGGCATCATCGGCCCGAACGGTGCGGGTAAATCGACCCTGTTCCGCATGATGTCCGGTCAGGAACAGCCTGACAGCGGCACCATCACCCTCGGCGAAACCGTGAAGCTGGCCTCTGTTGACCAGTTCCGAGACGCAATGGATAACAGCAAAACCGTCTGGGAAGAAGTTTCCGGCGGCCTGGATATCATGCGTATCGGCAACACCGAAATGCCAAGCCGTGCCTATGTGGGCCGCTTCAATTTCAAAGGTGTTGATCAGGGTAAACGCGTGGGCGAGCTGTCCGGCGGTGAGCGTGGTCGTCTGCATCTGGCGAAACTGCTGCAGGTTGGCGGTAACGTCCTGCTGCTCGATGAACCGACTAACGACCTGGACATCGAAACCCTGCGTGCGCTGGAAAACGCCATGCTGGAGTTCCCGGGCTGCGCAATGGTTATCTCCCACGACCGTTGGTTCCTTGACCGTATCGCCACCCACATTCTGGATTACCAGGATGAAGGTAAAGTGGAGTTCTTCGAAGGTAACTTCACCGAGTACGAAGAGTACAAGAAACGCACCCTGGGCGCCGACGCACTGGAGCCGAAGCGTATCAAGTACAAGCGTATCTCAAAATAA